A stretch of DNA from Chloroflexota bacterium:
CCAGCGGGTCATGTCGTCCAGGATCTCGCTGATACGCCCGATGCCCTTCTCCAGCAGCTCAGAGGCCATCATGGCGACCTTGGCCCCGGCCATCATGCACTTCAGTACGTCCTCATGGGTGTGGACGCCGCCGGTGATGGCGAGGTCCACCGGCACTCGCCCGTAGAGGATCGCCACCCAGCGTAAGGGGAGGCGAAGCTCATCCGAGGTGCTCAGCACCAGGTGGGGCACGACCTCCAGATTCTCCAGGTCGAGGTCCGGCTGATAGAAGCGATTGAAGAGCACCAGCGCGTCGGCGCCCGACTCCGCCAGGCGATGCGCCATGTTGGCGGTGGCGCTGAAGAACGGGCTGAGCTTGATGGCCACCGGGATGGAGACGTGCTGCTTCACATCGCGGAGGACCTCCAGGTACATCTCCTCCACCTCGGCCCCCGTCATCGCCGGATCCGTGGGGAGGTAGTAGATGTTCAGCTCCAGGGCGTCCGCTCCTGCCTCCTCGATCTTCTGGGCGTACTTGATCCATCCGCCCGAGGAGACGCCGTTCAGGCTGCCGATGATGGGGATGTCCACCGCCTGCTTGGCCTGCTGAATCTGCTCCAGATACCCCTCGGGACCCACCTTGTACGTCTCCAGGTCCGGGAAGTAGCTCAATGCCTCCGCGAAGGTATCCGTCCCGTGGCTCAGATGATGATCCAGCTCTCGGCTTTCCAGGGTGATCTGCTCCTCAAAGAGGGAGTACATCACCACGGCGGCCGCCCCCGCGTCCTCCATCCTGCGGATGTTGTCCAGGCTGGCGGATAGGGGAGATCCCGACGGCACGATCGGGTTCTTGAGGCTCAGCCCCATATAGGTTGTCTTCAGATCCATGGTGTCCTCCCCTGGTGGTCTCAGGAAACAATTGCGCGGGGCCGGAGACCCCGCGCAATGATCGTCGTCTTTCCTCTTAACCCAGCTTCGAGAGCTGTTCGTATTTATGCCAGTGTTCCTCGACGGCCTCCTGGGCCTTCTGGAGCAGCTGCTCCGCCACCTCCGGATTGCTTCGGACCAGCATCCGATACCGGGCCTCGTTGTAGATGTAATCCTTCAGCGGCCGCTTGGGGGCCCGGGAGTCCAGCTGGAGCGGGTTCTTGCCCTCGGCCTTCCGTCTGGGATCGTACCGGTACAACAGCCAGTAGCCGGTCTCCACCGCCAGCTTCTGCTGATCCAGCCCCTTGGCCATGTCGATGCCATGCGCGATGCAGTGGCTGTAGGCGATGATCAACGAGGGCCCATCGTAGGATTCGGCCTCCAGGAAGGCTCGGACGGTGTGCGCGTCGTTGGCGCCCATGGCGACCTGGGCGACGTAGACGTTGCCGTAGGTCATGGCCATCATGCCCAGGTCCTTCTTCGGCGTCCCCTTTCCGCCCGCGGCGAACTTGGCCACCGCGGCCAGCGGCGTGGCCTTGGAGGCCTGGCCGCCGGTGTTGGAGTAGACCTCCGTGTCCAACACCAGCACGTTGACGTTCCGCCCGCTGGCCAGCACGTGATCCAGGCCGCCGTATCCGATGTCGTAAGCCCATCCGTCGCCACCCACGATCCACACGCTCTTCTTGACCAGGAAGTCGGCCACGGCCAGCAGGTTTTTGGCGTCCGGGGTGTCCATACCCTGCAGCTTGGCCTTCAGCTCGGCAACGCGCTGGCGCTGCGCGTCGATGCCGGCCTCATCGGACTGATCGGCGGTGAGGATCGCGTCGGCCAGCTCGGGGCCGATGACGTCACGCATCCGATCCACCAGCTCCCGGGCGTATTCCGTCTGCTTGTCGATGGTCAGGCGCATGCCGAGCCCGAATTCGGCGTTATCCTCGAAGAGCGAGTTGCTCCAGGCCGGTCCACGGCCGTCGTTGTTAAACGTCCATGGCGTGGTGGGCAGGTTGCCGCCGTAGATGCTGGAGCAGCCGGTCGCGTTCGCGATGATGGCGCGATCGCCGAAGAGCTGGCTCATGAGCTTGAGATAGGGCGTCTCGCCGCAGCCCGCGCAGGCGCCGGAGAACTCGAAGAGCGGCCGCAGGAGTTGCACGTTCTTCACGTTGGTGAATCGCAGCCCATCGTGATGTGGGATGTCCGGCAGTTTCAGGAAGAAGTCCCAGTTCTTCCGCTCCTGCTCGCGCAGCGGGAGCTGCGGCGCCATGTTGAGGGCCTTGCGGCCCACCTGGGTCTTGTCCTTGGCCGGGCAGACCTCCACGCACAGCTGGCACCCGGTGCA
This window harbors:
- a CDS encoding dihydroorotate dehydrogenase-like protein; the encoded protein is MDLKTTYMGLSLKNPIVPSGSPLSASLDNIRRMEDAGAAAVVMYSLFEEQITLESRELDHHLSHGTDTFAEALSYFPDLETYKVGPEGYLEQIQQAKQAVDIPIIGSLNGVSSGGWIKYAQKIEEAGADALELNIYYLPTDPAMTGAEVEEMYLEVLRDVKQHVSIPVAIKLSPFFSATANMAHRLAESGADALVLFNRFYQPDLDLENLEVVPHLVLSTSDELRLPLRWVAILYGRVPVDLAITGGVHTHEDVLKCMMAGAKVAMMASELLEKGIGRISEILDDMTRWMEEHEYESIAQMQGSMSQKNVAEPAAFERANYMKVLQSWDS